AGTTCCAGCGTCTGATCTCCGGCTCCCGGTTGCGGCTGCGGGGGAAGTCGGCGTTCTTCGCGACGTTGCTGCTGCACGCGGAGTTCGTGCCTTCACGCGAGGTCGCGGCGGCCGGAACGGACGGGGAGCGGGTGTACGTGAACCCGGAGGTCGCGGCCGGACTGGCGCCGGACGTGCTGGACGGGCTGCTGCTGCACGAGGTGCTGCACGCGGCGCTGTCGCACGTGCAGCGGCGCGGGCCGCGTGAGAAGAAACGCTGGAACCGCTCGGCGGACCTGATCGTGAACGGCATGGTCGCGGCGGCCGGGCTGCCCACGCCGCCCAGCAGCGCCGGGGCCGCGCGGGACGAGCACCTGGAGAAACTGAGCGTCGAGGAGGTGTACACCGCCCTGGACGGCGAACCGGACGGGGACGGCGAGGACGGTGACGACCTGCTGGACGGGCCGCCCGGTGACGCCCCGCCCCGGAACGGGCAGCCGTCGCAGAACGTGGCGCGGCAGTGGCAGCAGGCGCTGGCGCAGGCCCGCAGCGTGGACGCCATGAGCGGCGGGAAGGGCAACGACCCGCTGGGCCTGCACCGCGAACTGATGAGGCTCGCCCCGGCGCGACTGGACTGGCGGGCGCAGCTGTGGCGGTTCCTGGCGCGCACCCCGGTGGATTTCGGCGGCTTCGACCGGCGTTTCGTGGGGCGCGGCCTGTACCTGGAGGCGCTGGACGACGAGTCCCTGAACGCCCTGATTGCCGTGGACACCTCCGGCAGCGTGGACGACGACGCAGTGCGCGCCCTGGTGGGCGAGGTGCAGGGCGTGCTGGGCGCGTACCCGCACGTGCGGGCCACGCTGTACTACGCGGACACCGAGGCGTACGGCCCGCACGACCTGTCGCCCGGCGGCGAGATCCCCCCACCGCAGGGGGGTGGCGGGACGGACTTCCGCCCGATCTTCACGCTGCTGGACGCGCACGAACCGGACGTCCTGATCTACCTGACCGACGGGTACGGCGACTTTCCCGAGGGGGCGCCGCGCGTACCGACGCTGTGGGTGGTGCCGCCCGGAGGTCTGGAGGACGAGGGCTTCCCGTTCGGGGACGTGCTGCGACTGGAGGAACACGGATGAACGCCACCAGCCTCCCGGACGGCTTCCAGCGCGACCCGCACGCCGCGCCCGGCCCGGACAGCGTGTGGTTCGTGTTCGACGGACACCGCCTGATCCTGACTGAACAGGAAGGGCTGCCCACCGGCCCCGCCGCGCCCTTTCCCGTGACCGACACGAGCGGCCTGGGCAGCCTGAACGGCCGGACCATGTTCACGGCAGCGCTGGACAGAGGCGCGCTTGGTACGGCCGCGCTGGAGGGCGACCTGCCAGACGGATACGTGAGCGTCCCGGTCCGCTCGGCGTTCGGGACGCTGGGCGACACGCTGATGGGCGTGGCCGGGTACGCCTCGCAGATCCTGGAGTTTCACCGCACGCACCGCTACTGCGGCCGCTGCGCGACGCCGATGCAGGACAGCGCGCACGAACGCTCCCGCGTGTGCCCGAACTGCGGCCTGAGCGCCTACCCGAGGGTCGCGCCGGTCGCGATGGTCCTCATCACGTGCGGGAGCGGCCCGGACACCGAACTGCTGCTGGCACGCGGCCCGAACTTCCCGCCCGGCATGTACTCCGCCATCGCCGGATTCGCGGAACCCAGCGAGACCCTGGAAGCCGCCGCGCACCGCGAAGTGGCCGAGGAAGTCGGCGTGACCGTCACGGACCTGCGCTACGCGTTCAGTCAGCCGTGGCCGTTCCCGCACTCGCTGATGATCGGCTTCACCGCCCGCTACGGGGGCGGCGAGATCACCCCGCAACCCGGCGAGATCGAGGACGCCCGCTTCTTCCCGGTCAAGGAACTGCCTGGGCTGCCGCCC
This window of the Deinococcus depolymerans genome carries:
- a CDS encoding vWA domain-containing protein: MTPPLPVTPEFQRLISGSRLRLRGKSAFFATLLLHAEFVPSREVAAAGTDGERVYVNPEVAAGLAPDVLDGLLLHEVLHAALSHVQRRGPREKKRWNRSADLIVNGMVAAAGLPTPPSSAGAARDEHLEKLSVEEVYTALDGEPDGDGEDGDDLLDGPPGDAPPRNGQPSQNVARQWQQALAQARSVDAMSGGKGNDPLGLHRELMRLAPARLDWRAQLWRFLARTPVDFGGFDRRFVGRGLYLEALDDESLNALIAVDTSGSVDDDAVRALVGEVQGVLGAYPHVRATLYYADTEAYGPHDLSPGGEIPPPQGGGGTDFRPIFTLLDAHEPDVLIYLTDGYGDFPEGAPRVPTLWVVPPGGLEDEGFPFGDVLRLEEHG
- the nudC gene encoding NAD(+) diphosphatase, with the translated sequence MNATSLPDGFQRDPHAAPGPDSVWFVFDGHRLILTEQEGLPTGPAAPFPVTDTSGLGSLNGRTMFTAALDRGALGTAALEGDLPDGYVSVPVRSAFGTLGDTLMGVAGYASQILEFHRTHRYCGRCATPMQDSAHERSRVCPNCGLSAYPRVAPVAMVLITCGSGPDTELLLARGPNFPPGMYSAIAGFAEPSETLEAAAHREVAEEVGVTVTDLRYAFSQPWPFPHSLMIGFTARYGGGEITPQPGEIEDARFFPVKELPGLPPRVSIARALIDQAVQAALADG